One genomic segment of Chelonia mydas isolate rCheMyd1 chromosome 1, rCheMyd1.pri.v2, whole genome shotgun sequence includes these proteins:
- the SLC25A17 gene encoding peroxisomal membrane protein PMP34 isoform X3: protein MYLNDQKIYQTSALQLLNEVWKKIDINLLEGSVTAMTVFFPLDTARLRLQVDEKRKSKTTHTVLLEIIKEEGLLAPYRGWFPVISSLCCSNFVYFYTFNSLRALWVKGQHSTTGKDLVLGFVAGVVNVLLTTPLWVVNTRLKLQGAKFRNEDIVPTNYKGIVDAFHQIIRDEGILALWNGTFPSLLLVFNPAIQFMFYEGFKRKLLKTRLQLTSLDAFVIGAVAKAVATTITYPMQTVQSILRFGRHRLNPENRTLGSLKNVLYLLRQRVRRFGLVGLYKGLEAKLLQTVLTAALMFLVYEKLTAATFTVMGLKHSQKH, encoded by the exons gGCAGTGTGACTGCAATGACAGTATTTTTTCCTTTGGATACAGCTAGACTTAGACTTCAGG TTGATGAGAAACGCAAGTCCAAGACAACACACACAGTGCTACTGGAGATAATCAAAGAAGAAGGCCT CCTGGCACCGTATCGAGGGTGGTTCCCTGTTATCTCCAGCCTCTGCTGCTCCAATTTTGTCTATTTTTATACGTTTAACAGTCTCAGAGCTCTCTGGGTCAAAGGCCAACATTCTACCACAGGAAAAGATTTGGtcctggggtttgttgcag GTGTCGTGAACGTACTCTTGACCACTCCACTCTGGGTAGTGAACACACGACTGAAACTGCAGGGAGCAAAGTTTAGAAATGAAGATATTGTACCAACCAACTACAAAGGCATTGTAG ATGCCTTTCATCAGATAATACGGGATGAAGGAATCTTGGCTTTGTGGAATGGTACTTTCCCCTCCTTGCtgctggtcttcaatcctgccaTACAGTTCATGTTCTATGAAGGGTTTAAACGAAAGCTTTTGAAGACACGACTGCAG CTTACCTCTTTGGATGCATTCGTCATTGGTGCAGTAGCTAAGGCAGTTGCCACCACCATCACCTACCCCATGCAGACAGTACAATCAATTTTGCGG tTTGGACGTCACAGATTGAACCCTGAAAACCGGACACTAGGCAGTCTTAAGAATGTTCTCTATCTTCTTCGACAGAGAGTAAG GCGTTTTGGATTGGTGGGACTCTACAAAGGCCTTGAAGCAAAGCTCCTGCAGACCGTCCTCACTGCCGCACTCATGTTCCTAGTCTATGAAAAACTGACTGCTGCTACCTTCACAGTCATGGGATTAAAGCATTCACAGAAGCACTGA
- the SLC25A17 gene encoding peroxisomal membrane protein PMP34 isoform X5 produces the protein MTVFFPLDTARLRLQVDEKRKSKTTHTVLLEIIKEEGLLAPYRGWFPVISSLCCSNFVYFYTFNSLRALWVKGQHSTTGKDLVLGFVAGVVNVLLTTPLWVVNTRLKLQGAKFRNEDIVPTNYKGIVDAFHQIIRDEGILALWNGTFPSLLLVFNPAIQFMFYEGFKRKLLKTRLQLTSLDAFVIGAVAKAVATTITYPMQTVQSILRFGRHRLNPENRTLGSLKNVLYLLRQRVRRFGLVGLYKGLEAKLLQTVLTAALMFLVYEKLTAATFTVMGLKHSQKH, from the exons ATGACAGTATTTTTTCCTTTGGATACAGCTAGACTTAGACTTCAGG TTGATGAGAAACGCAAGTCCAAGACAACACACACAGTGCTACTGGAGATAATCAAAGAAGAAGGCCT CCTGGCACCGTATCGAGGGTGGTTCCCTGTTATCTCCAGCCTCTGCTGCTCCAATTTTGTCTATTTTTATACGTTTAACAGTCTCAGAGCTCTCTGGGTCAAAGGCCAACATTCTACCACAGGAAAAGATTTGGtcctggggtttgttgcag GTGTCGTGAACGTACTCTTGACCACTCCACTCTGGGTAGTGAACACACGACTGAAACTGCAGGGAGCAAAGTTTAGAAATGAAGATATTGTACCAACCAACTACAAAGGCATTGTAG ATGCCTTTCATCAGATAATACGGGATGAAGGAATCTTGGCTTTGTGGAATGGTACTTTCCCCTCCTTGCtgctggtcttcaatcctgccaTACAGTTCATGTTCTATGAAGGGTTTAAACGAAAGCTTTTGAAGACACGACTGCAG CTTACCTCTTTGGATGCATTCGTCATTGGTGCAGTAGCTAAGGCAGTTGCCACCACCATCACCTACCCCATGCAGACAGTACAATCAATTTTGCGG tTTGGACGTCACAGATTGAACCCTGAAAACCGGACACTAGGCAGTCTTAAGAATGTTCTCTATCTTCTTCGACAGAGAGTAAG GCGTTTTGGATTGGTGGGACTCTACAAAGGCCTTGAAGCAAAGCTCCTGCAGACCGTCCTCACTGCCGCACTCATGTTCCTAGTCTATGAAAAACTGACTGCTGCTACCTTCACAGTCATGGGATTAAAGCATTCACAGAAGCACTGA